Proteins encoded in a region of the Zea mays cultivar B73 chromosome 4, Zm-B73-REFERENCE-NAM-5.0, whole genome shotgun sequence genome:
- the LOC100192963 gene encoding ribosomal protein codes for MSKLHSELLKDCISQIVQDAKKNRKFTETVELQISLKNYDPQKDKRFSGSVKLPHIPRPKMKVCMLGDAQHVEEAEKMGLDYMDVEALKKMNKNKKLVKKLAKKYHAFLASETIIKQIPRLLGPGLNKAGKFPTLVTHQESLESKVNETKATVKFQLKKVLCMGVAVGNLSMEEKQIQQNIQMSINFLVSLLKKNWQNVRCLYIKSTMGKPFRIF; via the exons ATGAG TAAGTTGCATTCCGAGCTTCTCAAGGATTGCATCTCCCAGATAGTTCAGGATGCCAAGAAGAATAGGAAGTTCACTGAGACTGTTGAGCTTCAGATTAGTCTGAAGAATTATGATCCACAAAAGGACAAGCGTTTCAGTGGCTCTGTTAAGTTGCCTCACATCCCTCGTCCaaagatgaaggtgtgcatgctTGGTGATGCCCAGCACGTTGAGGAG GCTGAGAAGATGGGACTTGACTACATGGATGTTGAGGCCCTCAAGAAAATGAACAAGAACAAGAAGCTTGTTAAGAAGCTTGCCAAGAAGTACCATGCTTTTTTGGCATCAGAGACCATCATCAAGCAAATTCCCCGTCTCCTTGGTCCTGGTCTCAACAAGGCAG GCAAGTTCCCCACTCTGGTCACTCACCAGGAATCCCTGGAATCCAAGGtgaatgagacgaaggctacagtCAAGTTTCAACTGAAGAAAGTCCTTTGCATGGGTGTCGCGGTCGGTAACCTGTCTATGGAGGAGAAGCAGATCCAACAGAACATCCAGATGAGCATCAACTTCCTCGTGTCTCTTCTGAAGAAGAACTGGCAGAAT GTAAGATGTCTCTACATCAAGAGCACCATGGGGAAACCATTCAGGATTTTCTAA